In a single window of the Anaerobaca lacustris genome:
- a CDS encoding beta-ketoacyl-[acyl-carrier-protein] synthase family protein: MKTPTTHERVVITGMGIVSPLGTDVETVWQAILAGSSGAAPTTIFDASTFPTTFSAEVKDYDFRRHIRQAARHEGCSRSSGFAIGAAVQACRQAGIDVETPSPADGIDRTRMGIYLGAGEGSLDSDAFFAAIIAGWNPQTNEFVWPNANRVVFKQMQATKELEQEPNMAAAHVATLTGARGPTRSCLTACAASTQAVGEAMMLVRHGQADVVIAGGAHSMIHILGLTGFNRLTALSRRNDSPETASRPFCASRDGFVLGEGAAIVVLESLTSARRRGATILAELIGYGSSSDAFRVTDMHHEGRGAVQAMTSAMADAALTYRDIDYINTHGTSTQENDSVETLAIKTVFKERAKQVPASSVKSMLGHLIAAAGAAELITCVLAMRDAIVPPTINLNDPDPELDLDYVPNVPRKMPVRIAMNESFGFGGQNNVVILKQYSEAREKQP; the protein is encoded by the coding sequence ATGAAGACGCCCACGACCCACGAACGCGTCGTCATCACAGGGATGGGGATCGTCTCGCCTCTGGGCACCGACGTCGAGACGGTGTGGCAGGCGATCCTGGCCGGCAGCAGCGGCGCGGCGCCGACGACAATTTTCGACGCCTCCACGTTCCCGACCACGTTCTCGGCCGAAGTGAAAGACTACGATTTCCGACGGCATATCCGTCAGGCGGCTCGACATGAAGGGTGCAGCCGCAGTTCAGGCTTTGCGATCGGCGCGGCTGTGCAGGCATGCCGGCAGGCGGGAATCGACGTGGAAACCCCCTCCCCGGCCGATGGGATCGACCGAACCAGAATGGGCATCTACCTTGGCGCCGGCGAGGGCTCGCTCGACAGCGATGCGTTCTTTGCCGCCATCATCGCCGGATGGAACCCGCAAACAAATGAGTTCGTCTGGCCCAACGCCAATCGCGTCGTGTTCAAGCAGATGCAGGCGACGAAGGAACTCGAACAGGAGCCCAACATGGCCGCCGCCCACGTCGCCACATTGACCGGGGCGAGGGGGCCGACCCGGAGCTGCCTGACCGCCTGCGCCGCCAGCACCCAGGCGGTGGGCGAGGCCATGATGCTGGTCCGACACGGCCAGGCCGACGTCGTCATCGCCGGAGGCGCCCATTCGATGATCCACATCCTGGGCCTGACCGGTTTCAACCGGCTCACCGCCCTTTCGAGACGGAACGACAGTCCCGAAACCGCCTCGCGTCCCTTCTGCGCCAGTCGCGACGGGTTCGTGCTTGGCGAAGGGGCCGCAATCGTCGTCCTCGAGTCGTTGACCTCGGCACGGAGACGCGGGGCGACGATCCTGGCCGAGCTGATCGGCTATGGCAGCAGTTCCGACGCCTTTCGCGTCACCGACATGCACCATGAAGGGCGCGGCGCCGTCCAGGCGATGACCTCCGCGATGGCCGACGCCGCCCTGACCTACCGTGACATCGACTACATCAACACGCACGGCACGAGCACGCAGGAAAACGATTCCGTCGAGACCCTGGCCATCAAGACCGTCTTCAAGGAGCGGGCCAAGCAGGTGCCGGCCAGCAGCGTCAAGAGCATGCTGGGCCACCTGATCGCGGCCGCCGGCGCGGCCGAACTGATCACCTGCGTCCTGGCGATGCGCGACGCGATCGTTCCGCCGACGATCAATCTGAACGACCCCGATCCCGAGCTCGATCTGGACTACGTGCCCAACGTGCCCCGCAAGATGCCCGTCCGAATCGCCATGAACGAGTCCTTCGGATTCGGCGGCCAGAACAACGTGGTCATTCTCAAACAATACTCGGAGGCCCGGGAGAAGCAGCCTTGA
- a CDS encoding beta-ketoacyl-[acyl-carrier-protein] synthase family protein has protein sequence MEPTRVVVTGLGAVSPLGLGADSMWAGLREGRCGIGRIKAFDPDGLPCELAGEVPDYSIQDHVPRKYRKSCKLMCRDIELAVIAARLAVVASGLVTKGIDPDNVGVDPARMAVNMGAGIISCEMPELAPAVAVSTADGRFDVRRWGREGLDHVTPLWLLKYLPNMLACHIGIIHDAQGPSNTITCAEASAHLAIAEAAQIIARGDSDIALAGAAEAKVNPALMVRQILLKRTNNTCNDRPSEACRPFDANASGSVFGEGGGVLVIESLDHARRRGAKILAELVGIGQSHSLGPAYAQLEPDGQAVRIAIEKALDDADIDARRLDLLIPHGTGVPQDDLAEARGVEAALGEVIDRVPVWPTKSMLSTTGAASGALDAIAAVLAITTGTIPAARNFEKAADGCRLRIATESVRRPIEHAICCSYTHGGQTAALVLKRYDEGATE, from the coding sequence CGGCATTGGGCGAATCAAGGCGTTCGATCCCGACGGACTGCCGTGTGAGCTGGCGGGTGAGGTCCCCGACTACAGCATCCAGGATCACGTTCCGCGCAAATACCGCAAGAGCTGCAAGCTGATGTGTCGGGACATCGAGCTGGCGGTCATCGCGGCCCGGCTGGCGGTCGTCGCCAGCGGCCTGGTGACCAAAGGGATCGATCCGGACAACGTCGGTGTTGACCCGGCTCGCATGGCGGTCAACATGGGGGCCGGTATCATCAGTTGCGAGATGCCCGAGTTGGCGCCGGCCGTGGCCGTCAGCACCGCCGACGGCCGCTTCGACGTCCGCCGGTGGGGCCGCGAAGGACTGGACCACGTCACACCGCTGTGGCTGCTGAAGTACCTTCCGAACATGCTTGCCTGCCATATCGGCATCATCCACGATGCCCAGGGCCCCAGCAATACGATCACCTGTGCCGAGGCCTCAGCCCATCTGGCGATCGCTGAGGCGGCGCAGATCATCGCGCGCGGCGACAGCGACATCGCCCTGGCCGGCGCGGCCGAGGCGAAGGTCAACCCGGCCCTGATGGTTCGGCAGATCCTGCTGAAGCGGACGAACAACACGTGCAACGACCGGCCTTCCGAGGCTTGTCGGCCCTTTGACGCAAACGCGAGCGGTTCGGTCTTTGGCGAGGGCGGCGGCGTACTCGTGATCGAGAGCCTCGATCATGCCCGCCGTCGCGGCGCGAAGATCCTGGCAGAATTGGTGGGTATCGGCCAGAGCCACAGTCTCGGCCCGGCCTATGCACAGCTCGAACCGGACGGCCAGGCCGTCCGCATCGCCATCGAGAAGGCGCTGGACGACGCCGACATCGACGCTCGACGGCTCGATCTGCTGATCCCTCACGGAACCGGCGTCCCGCAGGACGACCTGGCCGAGGCCAGAGGCGTCGAAGCCGCTCTGGGTGAGGTGATCGACCGCGTGCCCGTCTGGCCGACCAAGAGCATGCTGAGCACGACGGGCGCCGCCTCCGGCGCGCTGGATGCGATTGCCGCCGTGCTGGCCATCACCACGGGCACGATCCCGGCCGCGAGAAATTTCGAGAAGGCAGCCGACGGCTGTCGTCTGCGCATCGCCACAGAGAGCGTCCGGCGGCCAATCGAGCATGCGATCTGTTGCAGCTACACGCACGGCGGCCAAACCGCGGCGTTGGTGCTGAAACGATACGATGAGGGGGCCACGGAATAG
- the serS gene encoding serine--tRNA ligase, whose product MIDIRELREHPEIYIKAARDKRIEADVPKLLELDQQLKDVKARLQDIATEKNRIGKSVPKLSGAEKDAALSELSWLKQEEEDDQERVKQLQPQFDALMLQVPQPADADVPVGKDDTENVELRREGDVPPFDFEVKDHVELGVALNMIDIERGVKLAGTRNYFLKGDGALLHWAVLRFAIDFMVERGYVPMSVPLLMRDEAMQGTGYYPGAEEQTYRMEKDELSLVGTAEVPLTAYRMGEILQEQELPLKFVALSSCFRREAGSAGKDTYGLYRIHQFDKVEQVIVCRNSDEQSAAFHEEILANSEGVMKALGLPYRVVAVCSGDLGRGQAKKYDIEAWMPSRGNYCETHSASKFYDFQARRMNLRYKDAQTKKNLFCHTLNNTVIASPRVLIPLMELYQNADGSITIPPVLRPYMQGRERITA is encoded by the coding sequence ATGATCGACATCAGAGAACTGCGAGAGCATCCCGAGATCTACATCAAAGCGGCCCGGGACAAACGGATCGAGGCCGACGTTCCGAAGCTGCTGGAACTGGACCAACAACTCAAAGACGTCAAGGCCCGGCTCCAGGACATTGCCACGGAGAAGAACCGGATCGGCAAGTCCGTACCCAAGCTGTCCGGCGCCGAGAAGGATGCGGCCCTGAGCGAGCTGTCGTGGCTCAAGCAGGAAGAAGAGGACGACCAGGAACGCGTCAAGCAGTTGCAGCCGCAGTTCGACGCCCTGATGCTGCAAGTGCCGCAGCCGGCCGACGCCGACGTGCCCGTGGGCAAGGACGACACGGAGAACGTCGAGCTTCGTCGCGAAGGCGACGTCCCGCCGTTCGACTTCGAGGTCAAGGACCACGTCGAACTCGGGGTCGCTCTGAACATGATCGACATCGAGCGGGGTGTGAAACTCGCGGGCACTCGAAACTACTTTCTCAAGGGCGATGGGGCCCTTCTGCACTGGGCGGTGCTCCGATTTGCGATCGACTTCATGGTCGAGCGGGGCTACGTGCCGATGTCCGTGCCTCTGCTGATGCGCGACGAGGCCATGCAGGGGACGGGCTATTACCCCGGCGCCGAAGAGCAGACGTATCGGATGGAAAAGGACGAGTTGAGCCTGGTCGGCACGGCGGAAGTCCCGCTGACGGCCTATCGCATGGGTGAGATCCTCCAGGAACAGGAACTACCGCTGAAGTTCGTCGCGCTGTCGAGTTGTTTTCGACGCGAGGCCGGTTCGGCCGGCAAGGACACCTACGGCCTGTACCGCATCCACCAGTTCGACAAGGTCGAGCAGGTGATCGTCTGCCGCAACAGCGACGAACAGAGCGCCGCCTTCCACGAGGAGATTCTCGCCAATTCGGAAGGGGTCATGAAGGCCCTGGGCCTGCCCTACCGCGTCGTCGCCGTCTGCTCAGGCGACCTCGGTCGGGGCCAGGCCAAGAAATACGACATCGAGGCCTGGATGCCGTCGCGCGGCAACTACTGCGAAACGCACAGCGCCAGCAAGTTCTACGACTTCCAGGCGCGCCGGATGAACCTGCGATACAAGGACGCGCAAACGAAGAAGAACCTCTTCTGTCACACGCTGAACAATACGGTGATCGCCTCGCCGCGCGTGCTGATCCCGCTGATGGAGCTGTATCAGAACGCCGACGGCTCGATTACGATCCCGCCGGTCCTCCGCCCCTATATGCAGGGCAGAGAACGCATCACGGCATAG